A region from the Xenopus laevis strain J_2021 chromosome 4S, Xenopus_laevis_v10.1, whole genome shotgun sequence genome encodes:
- the LOC108715005 gene encoding putative ferric-chelate reductase 1 gives MEAYFLILFSIYFATVSGYPSGKISASCDTMLPVHGNSATQTAPSPYFITVSTNTFSTGDIITVTLQSSAGSSFKGFLLEARTVGGDRTTGSFTIRDGNTQALPCSAGASSAVSHTSSTIKTSITTSWTAPAGTGPTYFRATVLMSYSVFWSRVESEPVMALQISNTTCGTQKICFSNPPNCSPDNSSCLFMSSVPANNGFVFEMSGSTPGYLAIAFSDDQLMGNDDIYICTRNSSGNILVQQAFSTGHVTPQARNISTTGSIVASYIGGVLKCSFISQMSISTQARASTAPSYYIFLGTGPSQGSGQILMHTTKPLISASRIDLSSFAASASVQSGTPPVTLGHGALMLIAWMTTGTIGMLIARYMKHAANKTVIGKGLWFLLHVFLMVLTIILTVTAFIMVFVEVSGWSGDIGAHPILGCIVMILTFLQPFGALFRPDPNHKRRFIFNWVHGLNALVIKVLAVATIFLGLQLVDISSSQWMSKVMGGFYGWEILFYIILEINARMRTKESYENPENKVQRESVILVIFICGNLALLISLLVGIGQSV, from the exons ATGgaagcatattttttaattctctttagtatatattttgcaacagtaTCTGGTTATCCATCAGGAAAAATAAGTGCTTCCTGTGATACAATGCTTCCAGTACATGGGAACAGTGCCACCCAGACAGCACCATCACCCTACTTCATCACCGTATCCACAAATACATTCAGCACTGGAGATATTATAACTG TAACGTTACAGTCCAGTGCAGGATCTAGTTTCAAAGGATTCCTTCTCGAGGCGCGAACTGTAGGAGGAGACAGAACTACTGGATCTTTCACCATCAGAGATGGGAACACTCAGGCTCTTCCATGCAGTGCAGGAGCA AGTTCAGCAGTCAGCCACACAAGTAGTACTATAAAGACATCTATTACCACTTCTTGGACTGCTCCTGCTGGAACAGGGCCCACATACTTCAG GGCAACTGTTCTGATGAGTTACAGTGTATTTTGGAGCCGAGTGGAGAGTGAACCTGTTATGGCA TTACAGATTTCTAATACCACATGTGGTACACAGAAGATCTGCTTTAGCAACCCACCAAACTGCAGCCCAGACAACAGCAGCTGTCTCTTCATGTCTTCTGTCCCAGCCAATAATGGATTTGTCTTTGAAATGAGCGGCTCAACCCCAGGATATCTAGCCATTGCATTTTCTGATGATCAGCTGATG GGAAACGATGATATTTACATCTGTACCAGAAATTCAAGTGGAAACATCCTGGTCCAACAAGCCTTTTCTACTGGACATGTCACTCCCCAAGCTAGAAACATA aGTACCACAGGCTCTATAGTTGCATCTTACATAGGTGGAGTGTTAAAATGCTCCTTCATTAGCCAGATGAGCATCTCCACCCAGGCTCGAGCCAGTACAGCCCCCAGCTACTACATTTTCCTTGGAACAGGCCCATCCCAAGGAAGTG GTCAGATACTCATGCACACAACCAAGCCACTAATATCAGCCAGTAGAATTGATCTCTCCAGTTTTGCTGCTAGTGCAAGTGTACAGAGTGGAACACCTCCTGTTACTCTTGGCCACG GTGCACTGATGCTTATTGCCTGGATGACTACAGGGACTATTGGAATGCTTATAGCTCGTTATATGAAACATGCAGCTAATAAGACAGTCATTGGAAAAGGTCTTTGGTTTTTG CTTCATGTTTTCCTAATGGTCCTGACCATAATTCTGACAGTCACTGCATTTATCATGGTTTTTGTTGAAGTCTCTGGCTGGAGTGGT GATATTGGGGCCCATCCTATTCTTGGCTGCATTGTAATGATTCTCACATTTCTTCAACCATTTGGAGCTTTGTTTCGTCCAGACCCCAATCATAAAAG GCGTTTCATCTTCAACTGGGTACATGGTCTGAATGCACTGGTGATCAAGGTATTAGCGG TGGCTACCATATTCCTTGGCCTGCAGCTGGTGGACATTTCCTCTTCTCAATGGATGTCAAAAGTGATGGGTGGGTTTTACGGATGGGagattttattttacatcattctTGAAATCAATGCACGTATGAGAACTAAAG AATCCTATGAGAACCCAGAAAATAag GTTCAGCGTGAGTCAGTTATACTGGTGATTTTCATCTGCGGAAATTTGGCATTGCTAATATCTTTGCTGGTCGGCATTGGACAATCAGTCTAG